Proteins encoded by one window of Pseudochaenichthys georgianus chromosome 9, fPseGeo1.2, whole genome shotgun sequence:
- the LOC117452114 gene encoding zinc finger protein 79-like isoform X1, whose protein sequence is MKIETVCLTELAGKGDLVNMSKVQMLLLLKKQRLTAAAEEIFALFEKTIAELEEELSRSKEENERLQKLLDAVLQPQLRIHKADIQQLVVVKEELLHDLQAWSTSLDQEDPEPPPHIKQEQEELRISQEGEQLQDQEEADATKSTFTPDPVKSEDDKEKPQSPRPHQRQTEHMETEADGDDSRGPEPARNSNPERSLQPKTEGYTGDSSEPDTGDSADWKETKEPASGSNSLKNRHESVSDQRRGAEKKQFGCSVCTESFTQKGDINRHMRLHTGEKPYSCSVCKKAFSQNINLKAHMRIHTGEKPYNCSVCKKSFSESGGLKKHMRIHTGERPYSCSVCKKAFSQSVSLNGHMRIHTGERPYSCSVCKKSFSASGDLKKHLRIHTGERPYSCSVCKKAFSQSGNLNEHMRIHTGEKLHSCSVCKKAFSQSRGLKKYIQLQCL, encoded by the exons atgaagatagaaacggtgtgtttaacggagttggcaggaaaaggtgatctagtgaacatgagtaaagtccaaatgctgctgttgttgaagaagcagcgactcactgctgctgctgaagagatatttgctctgtttgaaaagactatagcagagctcgaggaggagctgtctcGTTCAAAAGAGGAGAACGAGAGACTCCagaaactactggacgctgttttacagcctcagcttcggatacaCAAAGCAG AcatccagcagctggtggtggttaaagaagagcttctccatgacctgcaggcgtggagcaccagtctggaccaggaggacccagagccccccccacacattaagcaggaacaggaggaactcaggatcagtcaggagggagagcagcttcaggacCAGGAGGAGGCTGATGccaccaagtccactttcactcctgaccctgtgaagagtgaagatgataaagagaaacctcagtccccacggcctcatcaaagacaaactgaacacatggaaacagaagctgatggagatgactctcgaggaccagaaccagccaggaactcaaaTCCAGAGAGgagtttacaaccaaagactgagggttacactggagactcttctgaacctgacactggagacagtgctgattggaaagAGACCAAAGAACCTGCGtcaggctcaaactcactgaaaaatagacatgaatctgtcagtgatcAACGACGTGGTGCTGAAAAGAAACAATTCGGGTGCTCTGTTTGTACGGAATCTTTTACACAGAAAGGAGATATTAATAGACACATGAgactccacacaggagagaaaccttacagctgttcagtctgtaagaaagctttttcacagaatataaatttaaaggcacacatgagaatccacacaggagagaaaccatacaactgctcagtctgtaagaaatccTTTTCAGAGAGtggaggtttaaaaaaacacatgagaatccacacaggagagagaccatacagctgctcagtctgtaagaaagctttttcacagagtgtaAGTTTAAAtggacacatgagaatccacacggGAGAGAGACcatacagctgctcagtctgtaagaaatccTTTTCGGCGAgtggagatttaaaaaaacacttgagaatccacacaggagagagaccatacagctgctcagtctgtaagaaagctttttcacagagtggaaatttaaatgaacacatgagaatccacacaggagagaaactacacagctgctcagtctgtaagaaagccttTTCACAGAGTAGaggtttaaaaaaatacatacaGCTGCAATGTTTGTAA